The following proteins are encoded in a genomic region of Sulfurovum indicum:
- a CDS encoding WD40 repeat domain-containing protein, producing MKKLLLLLYMSIDLFAVESYDPAAMIDLNGTAKDMVYDNGRLVVATDMGHIEVYTVPEIKKIKEISIPNVKDFMGDMMPARIMSTDVIGEKYLLLSDSGIGGYANLFIHENNETIQVISPENKKPLIKARFVDQDHMLFGYLSNEVALYDLKTRKELYRKQLSESKFSDFAMNEDKSQVVFSCESGVLSVVDIKTGKIIKTLEGQNVDNVYKVDFKNGMVSGAGQDQRGSLYDVKTGKGSYIKGNFLIYATGLSPSASKVAFAMDERNNISIYDTSSKSKIALLKGQKSTLNVIIFKNENELFSASDDNTVMVWKLNKQ from the coding sequence GTGAAAAAGCTGTTATTGTTACTTTATATGAGTATAGATCTTTTTGCTGTGGAGAGTTATGATCCTGCAGCAATGATCGACCTTAATGGTACAGCTAAAGATATGGTCTATGATAACGGGCGCCTTGTAGTTGCTACAGATATGGGACATATTGAGGTTTATACCGTACCGGAGATAAAGAAGATAAAAGAGATTTCCATTCCGAATGTTAAAGATTTCATGGGAGATATGATGCCAGCAAGGATCATGAGTACCGACGTGATAGGTGAAAAGTATCTTCTGCTTAGTGATAGCGGGATAGGAGGATATGCAAATCTTTTCATTCATGAGAACAATGAGACTATACAGGTGATCAGCCCTGAAAATAAAAAACCTTTGATCAAGGCACGGTTTGTAGATCAAGATCATATGCTATTTGGTTATCTGAGCAATGAAGTGGCACTCTATGATCTTAAAACAAGAAAAGAGCTTTACAGGAAACAATTAAGTGAATCAAAATTCTCTGACTTTGCAATGAATGAGGACAAAAGTCAGGTGGTATTCTCTTGCGAAAGTGGGGTCCTGAGTGTTGTAGATATCAAAACAGGCAAGATTATTAAAACGCTTGAAGGACAAAATGTTGACAATGTCTATAAGGTAGATTTTAAAAACGGGATGGTCTCGGGAGCCGGGCAGGATCAGAGAGGATCGCTCTATGATGTGAAGACAGGGAAAGGTTCTTATATTAAAGGGAATTTTCTTATTTATGCTACAGGGCTCAGTCCATCTGCTTCAAAAGTAGCATTTGCCATGGATGAAAGGAATAATATCTCTATTTATGACACATCCAGCAAGTCAAAAATAGCGTTACTTAAAGGGCAAAAGAGTACACTTAATGTGATCATTTTCAAAAATGAAAATGAGCTTTTTTCGGCGAGTGATGACAATACAGTCATGGTATGGAAATTGAATAAACAGTAA
- a CDS encoding ubiquitin family protein encodes MNLSEKYPKIFEKLEDKELELRHLLNVDENEEDYDSEEFEFDADEFNFVIYIAEPIQKLLNEEKMHELIQRLGDNKEMFDNFFASEIDLYGIRSQHDEEKIAAFILETVEELV; translated from the coding sequence ATGAATTTGAGTGAAAAGTATCCGAAGATTTTTGAAAAACTCGAAGATAAAGAGTTGGAATTAAGACATCTCCTGAACGTGGATGAGAATGAAGAGGACTATGACTCTGAAGAGTTTGAATTTGATGCAGATGAGTTTAATTTTGTTATTTATATAGCAGAACCTATCCAGAAACTTTTAAATGAAGAGAAGATGCATGAACTGATACAGAGGTTGGGTGACAATAAAGAAATGTTTGATAACTTCTTTGCTTCGGAGATCGATCTTTATGGTATAAGAAGTCAGCATGACGAGGAGAAGATCGCTGCATTTATACTGGAGACAGTAGAGGAGCTTGTGTGA
- a CDS encoding ferredoxin-type protein NapF: protein MANRRDFFRSFAKPLSQTREESPLLVRPPYGESESAFQNKCPECENKACVTSCDEKIIFIGEDGTPALAFNQNGCTFCDECANICPEGVLSLENRHNAEQLNAVFRISLEACVAHHGVICSACKEPCIDDAILFNGLFNPVIDDERCTGCGFCMARCPTQAISYLTYEVETKTEEEVSNEFE from the coding sequence GTGGCAAACCGAAGAGATTTTTTCAGATCTTTTGCAAAACCACTGAGTCAAACCAGGGAGGAGTCTCCTCTTTTGGTGAGACCACCCTATGGTGAAAGCGAATCTGCTTTTCAGAACAAGTGTCCAGAGTGTGAAAATAAAGCCTGTGTCACTTCTTGTGATGAGAAGATTATTTTTATTGGAGAGGATGGTACACCAGCACTTGCTTTTAATCAAAACGGGTGTACGTTCTGTGACGAATGTGCCAATATCTGTCCAGAGGGTGTTCTCTCTTTGGAGAATCGGCACAATGCAGAGCAGTTGAATGCCGTATTCCGTATCTCTTTGGAAGCATGTGTCGCACATCATGGTGTAATTTGCAGTGCATGCAAAGAACCTTGTATCGATGATGCTATTCTTTTTAACGGATTGTTTAATCCCGTGATAGATGATGAACGATGTACCGGATGCGGATTCTGTATGGCCCGTTGTCCAACACAGGCAATCAGTTATCTGACCTATGAAGTCGAAACTAAAACAGAAGAAGAGGTAAGTAATGAATTTGAGTGA
- a CDS encoding nitrate reductase cytochrome c-type subunit has protein sequence MMKRTMKLLALGSLLGASALYGASLAACAGCHGQHFEKKAMGKSKIVKDMSEADILIALKGYKNGTYGGAMKGLMKGQVASLSDADMKAMAAAIKGGAGIPTNVATEHAAAAAVAKASVININESACDPKRISKEDLGNKKVVSEEALGLRKVDLYSEDTVKPEVTDYSRPAPGSSTKFERAYVNAPPMIPHSVEGLLPIKKDNNQCLGCHMPESAKAVGATAIPVSHFTNYRPETVLKNGELVKEGKVVGLKGELGNVGDIKIAKAKRMDTLYQGRFNCSQCHAPQAKVDPVVGNTFQPDGLTEKFKSHSSLADAMNEGVQ, from the coding sequence ATGATGAAAAGAACAATGAAACTATTGGCTCTGGGGTCACTGCTTGGTGCCTCTGCACTTTATGGGGCTAGTTTGGCTGCCTGTGCCGGATGCCACGGACAGCATTTTGAAAAAAAGGCAATGGGTAAATCCAAGATCGTGAAAGATATGAGTGAGGCTGATATCCTTATTGCACTTAAAGGGTATAAGAATGGCACTTACGGTGGTGCAATGAAAGGATTGATGAAAGGTCAGGTCGCTTCACTTTCAGATGCAGATATGAAAGCAATGGCAGCAGCAATCAAAGGTGGAGCAGGAATACCGACAAATGTTGCGACAGAGCATGCAGCCGCAGCTGCAGTTGCAAAAGCATCTGTAATCAATATCAATGAGTCTGCCTGTGATCCAAAAAGAATCAGTAAAGAAGATCTTGGAAATAAAAAAGTGGTAAGTGAAGAAGCATTAGGACTTAGAAAAGTAGACCTCTATTCTGAAGACACAGTGAAGCCTGAGGTAACAGACTATAGCCGTCCTGCACCTGGATCATCCACAAAGTTTGAAAGAGCATATGTAAATGCACCGCCGATGATCCCTCACTCTGTAGAAGGATTATTGCCGATCAAAAAAGACAATAACCAGTGTCTTGGGTGTCATATGCCTGAAAGTGCCAAAGCTGTAGGAGCTACTGCGATCCCTGTATCTCACTTTACAAACTACAGACCGGAAACAGTACTGAAGAATGGTGAATTGGTCAAAGAGGGTAAAGTAGTCGGACTGAAAGGTGAGCTTGGAAACGTGGGTGATATCAAGATCGCAAAAGCGAAGAGAATGGATACACTCTACCAAGGTAGATTTAACTGTTCACAATGTCACGCACCGCAGGCGAAAGTTGATCCTGTTGTAGGAAATACATTCCAGCCTGATGGCCTGACAGAGAAGTTTAAATCACATTCATCACTTGCAGATGCAATGAACGAGGGTGTTCAATAG